One genomic segment of Odocoileus virginianus isolate 20LAN1187 ecotype Illinois chromosome 33, Ovbor_1.2, whole genome shotgun sequence includes these proteins:
- the NYAP1 gene encoding neuronal tyrosine-phosphorylated phosphoinositide-3-kinase adapter 1 isoform X1, which produces MNLLYRKTKLEWRQHKEEEAKRSSSKEVAPAGPAAGPGAGPGPGVRVRDIASLRRSLRMGFMTMPASQEHTPHPCRSAMAPRSLSCHSVGSMDSVGGAPGAGGGGLTEDGGTRRPPAKPRRHPSTKLSMAGSGAETPPSKKAGSQKPTPEGRESGRKVPPQKPRRSPNTQLSVSFDESCPPAPSPRGGNLPLQRLSRGSCVAGDPEAGAQEEEPVYIEMVGDVFKGGGRSGGGLTGPPLGGGGPTPPAGADSDSDESEAIYEEMKYPLPEEAGEGRANGAPALTAASTPHQPHALQPLTHRRPASALPSRRDGTPTKTTPCEIPPPFPNLLQHRPPLLAFPQAKSASRTPGDGVSRLPVLCHSKEPAGSTPAPQVPARERETPPLPPPPPAANLLLLGPSGRARSHSTPLPPQGSGQPRGERELPNSHSMICPKAAGAPAAPPAPAALLPGAPKDKAVSYTMVYSAVKVTTHSVLPAGPPLGAGEPKTEKEISVLHGMLCTSSRPPVPGKSSPHSGALGAAAGVLHHRACLASPHSLPDPTTGPLTPLWTYPAAAAGLKRPPAYESLKAGGVLNKGCGMGAPSPMVKIQLQEQGTDGGAFASISCAHVIASAGTPDEEEEEMGASTFGAGWALQRKVLYGGRKAKELDTEIEDSARAWNGSAEGLGKVEREDRGPMASGIPVRSQGAEGLLARIHHGGDRGGGRTALPIPCQTFPACHRNGDFTGGYRLGRSASTSGVRQAALHTPRPCSQPRDALSQTQPALPLPLPLPPQPARERDGKLLEVIERKRCVCKEIKARHRPDRGLCKQESMPILPSWRRGPEPRKSGTPPCRRQHTVLWDTAI; this is translated from the exons ATGAACCTCCTCTACCGAAAAACCAAGCTGGAGTGGAGGCAGCACAAGGAAGAGGAGGCCAAGAGGAG CTCCAGTAAGGAGGTGGCTCCCGCAGGCCCAGCGGCGGGGCCCGGGGCCGGCCCGGGGCCGGGCGTCCGCGTGCGGGACATCGCCTCGCTGCGCCGCTCGCTGAGGATGGGCTTCATGACGATGCCCGCCTCCCAGGAGcacacccctcacccctgccGCAGCGCCATGGCTCCCCGCTCCCTGTCGTGCCACTCGGTGGGCAGCATGGACAGCGTGGGGGGCGCGCCTGGGGCGGGCGGCGGGGGCCTCACTGAGGACGGCGGCACCCGAAGACCCCCGGCCAAGCCCCGGAGGCACCCCAGCACCAAGCTTAGCATGGCGGGGTCGGGGGCAGAGACGCCCCCCAGCAAGAAAGCAG GCTCTCAGAAGCCAACCCCCGAGGGCCGCGAGTCCGGCCGGAAGGTCCCTCCACAGAAGCCCAGGCGAAGCCCCAACACCCAGCTGTCGGTGTCCTTCGATGAGTcctgtcccccagccccctcccctcgaGGGGGGAACCTGCCCCTTCAGCGCCTCAGCAGGGGCTCCTGTGTGGCCGGGGATCCTGAGGCGGGCGCCCAGGAAGAAGAGCCCGTGTACATCGAGATGGTGGGCGATGTGTTCAAGGGAGGAGGGCGGAGTGGAGGAGGCCTGACGGGGCCccctctggggggtgggggcccgACCCCTCCCGCTGGCGCTGACTCGGACTCGGACGAGAGTGAGGCCATCTATGAGGAGATGAAGTACCCGCTGCCCGAGGAGGCCGGGGAAGGCCGGGCCAATGGGGCCCCTGCACTGACCGCAGCCTCCACGCCACACCAGCCTCACGCCCTTCAGCCCCTCACCCACCGCCGGCCAGCTTCAGCCCTCCCAAGCCGAAGGGATGGCACGCCCACCAAGACCACTCCTTGTGAAATTCCCCCGCCCTTCCCCAACCTCCTCCAGCACCGGCCTCCGCTCCTGGCCTTCCCCCAAGCCAAGTCTGCTTCCCGAACCCCCGGCGACGGGGTCTCGAGGCTACCAGTCCTCTGCCACTCCAAGGAGCCAGCTGGCTCCACCCCAGCTCCCCAAGTGCCTGCCCGGGAGCGGGAGACGCCTCCCCTACCGCCTCCGCCTCCCGCTgccaacctgctgctgctgggaCCCTCGGGCCGAGCCCGGAGCCACTCAACACCATTGCCGCCCCAGGGCTCTGGCCAGCCCCGGGGGGAGCGGGAGCTCCCCAATTCCCACAGCATGATCTGCCCCAAGGCGGCAGGGGCGCCAGCAGCCCCTCCTGCCCCGGCTGCCTTGCTCCCCGGCGCCCCCAAGGACAAGGCCGTGTCTTACACCATGGTGTACTCAGCAGTCAAGGTGACCACGCACTCCGTCCTGCCAGCTGGCCCGCCCCTGGGTGCTGGggagccaaagacggagaaggaAATCTCAGTCCTCCATGGGATGCTGTGCACCAGCTCGAGGCCCCCTGTGCCCGGGAAGTCCAGCCCCCACAgcggggctctgggtgcagcagctGGGGTTCTCCACCACCGCGCCTGCCTGGCCTCCCCACACAGCCTTCCGGATCCAACCACAGGCCCCCTGACCCCCCTCTGGACCTACCCAGCTGCAGCAGCTGGGCTCAAGAGACCCCCTGCCTATGAGAGCCTCAAGGCTGGGGGGGTGCTGAATAAGGGCTGTGGGATGGGAGCTCCATCCCCCATGGTCAAGATCCAGCTGCAAGAGCAAGGGACCGACGGGGGGGCCTTCGCCAGCATCTCCTGTGCCCACGTCATCGCCAGTGCAGGGACGCcagatgaggaagaagaggagatggGTGCCTCGACGTTTGGGGCAGGCTGGGCTCTGCAGCGGAAGGTCCTGTATGGAGGGAGGAaggcaaaagagctggaca CAGAGATCGAGGACAGTGCCCGGGCCTGGAATGGCAGTGCTGAGGGTCTAGGCAAGGTGGAGCGTGAGGACAGAGGCCCTATGGCATCAGGGATCCCCGTGAGGAGCCAGGGGGCAGAGGGCCTGCTGGCCAGGATCCACCACGGAGGGGACCGAGGAGGAGGCCGCACGGCGCTGCCCATACCCTGCCAGACCTTCCCCGCCTGCCACCGCAACGGAG ACTTCACTGGAGGTTACCGCCTGGGGCGTTCGGCCTCCACCTCCGGAGTCCGGCAGGCCGCGCTCCACACCCCCCGGCCCTGCAGCCAGCCCAGGGATGCCCTGAGCCAG ACCCAGCCTGcgctgccgctgccgctgcccCTGCCGCCCCAGCCCGCCCGCGAGCGCGACGGCAAGCTGCTGGAGGTGATCGAGCGCAAGCGCTGCGTGTGCAAGGAGATCAAGGCGCGCCACCGGCCCGACCGCGGCCTCTGCAAGCAGGAGAGCATGCCCATCCTCCCCAGCTGGCGGCGCGGGCCCGAGCCCCGCAAGTCCGGCACGCCGCCCTGCCGCCGGCAGCACACGGTCCTCTGGGACACGGCCATctga
- the NYAP1 gene encoding neuronal tyrosine-phosphorylated phosphoinositide-3-kinase adapter 1 isoform X2, with protein MNLLYRKTKLEWRQHKEEEAKRSSSKEVAPAGPAAGPGAGPGPGVRVRDIASLRRSLRMGFMTMPASQEHTPHPCRSAMAPRSLSCHSVGSMDSVGGAPGAGGGGLTEDGGTRRPPAKPRRHPSTKLSMAGSGAETPPSKKAGSQKPTPEGRESGRKVPPQKPRRSPNTQLSVSFDESCPPAPSPRGGNLPLQRLSRGSCVAGDPEAGAQEEEPVYIEMVGDVFKGGGRSGGGLTGPPLGGGGPTPPAGADSDSDESEAIYEEMKYPLPEEAGEGRANGAPALTAASTPHQPHALQPLTHRRPASALPSRRDGTPTKTTPCEIPPPFPNLLQHRPPLLAFPQAKSASRTPGDGVSRLPVLCHSKEPAGSTPAPQVPARERETPPLPPPPPAANLLLLGPSGRARSHSTPLPPQGSGQPRGERELPNSHSMICPKAAGAPAAPPAPAALLPGAPKDKAVSYTMVYSAVKVTTHSVLPAGPPLGAGEPKTEKEISVLHGMLCTSSRPPVPGKSSPHSGALGAAAGVLHHRACLASPHSLPDPTTGPLTPLWTYPAAAAGLKRPPAYESLKAGGVLNKGCGMGAPSPMVKIQLQEQGTDGGAFASISCAHVIASAGTPDEEEEEMGASTFGAGWALQRKVLYGGRKAKELDKIEDSARAWNGSAEGLGKVEREDRGPMASGIPVRSQGAEGLLARIHHGGDRGGGRTALPIPCQTFPACHRNGDFTGGYRLGRSASTSGVRQAALHTPRPCSQPRDALSQTQPALPLPLPLPPQPARERDGKLLEVIERKRCVCKEIKARHRPDRGLCKQESMPILPSWRRGPEPRKSGTPPCRRQHTVLWDTAI; from the exons ATGAACCTCCTCTACCGAAAAACCAAGCTGGAGTGGAGGCAGCACAAGGAAGAGGAGGCCAAGAGGAG CTCCAGTAAGGAGGTGGCTCCCGCAGGCCCAGCGGCGGGGCCCGGGGCCGGCCCGGGGCCGGGCGTCCGCGTGCGGGACATCGCCTCGCTGCGCCGCTCGCTGAGGATGGGCTTCATGACGATGCCCGCCTCCCAGGAGcacacccctcacccctgccGCAGCGCCATGGCTCCCCGCTCCCTGTCGTGCCACTCGGTGGGCAGCATGGACAGCGTGGGGGGCGCGCCTGGGGCGGGCGGCGGGGGCCTCACTGAGGACGGCGGCACCCGAAGACCCCCGGCCAAGCCCCGGAGGCACCCCAGCACCAAGCTTAGCATGGCGGGGTCGGGGGCAGAGACGCCCCCCAGCAAGAAAGCAG GCTCTCAGAAGCCAACCCCCGAGGGCCGCGAGTCCGGCCGGAAGGTCCCTCCACAGAAGCCCAGGCGAAGCCCCAACACCCAGCTGTCGGTGTCCTTCGATGAGTcctgtcccccagccccctcccctcgaGGGGGGAACCTGCCCCTTCAGCGCCTCAGCAGGGGCTCCTGTGTGGCCGGGGATCCTGAGGCGGGCGCCCAGGAAGAAGAGCCCGTGTACATCGAGATGGTGGGCGATGTGTTCAAGGGAGGAGGGCGGAGTGGAGGAGGCCTGACGGGGCCccctctggggggtgggggcccgACCCCTCCCGCTGGCGCTGACTCGGACTCGGACGAGAGTGAGGCCATCTATGAGGAGATGAAGTACCCGCTGCCCGAGGAGGCCGGGGAAGGCCGGGCCAATGGGGCCCCTGCACTGACCGCAGCCTCCACGCCACACCAGCCTCACGCCCTTCAGCCCCTCACCCACCGCCGGCCAGCTTCAGCCCTCCCAAGCCGAAGGGATGGCACGCCCACCAAGACCACTCCTTGTGAAATTCCCCCGCCCTTCCCCAACCTCCTCCAGCACCGGCCTCCGCTCCTGGCCTTCCCCCAAGCCAAGTCTGCTTCCCGAACCCCCGGCGACGGGGTCTCGAGGCTACCAGTCCTCTGCCACTCCAAGGAGCCAGCTGGCTCCACCCCAGCTCCCCAAGTGCCTGCCCGGGAGCGGGAGACGCCTCCCCTACCGCCTCCGCCTCCCGCTgccaacctgctgctgctgggaCCCTCGGGCCGAGCCCGGAGCCACTCAACACCATTGCCGCCCCAGGGCTCTGGCCAGCCCCGGGGGGAGCGGGAGCTCCCCAATTCCCACAGCATGATCTGCCCCAAGGCGGCAGGGGCGCCAGCAGCCCCTCCTGCCCCGGCTGCCTTGCTCCCCGGCGCCCCCAAGGACAAGGCCGTGTCTTACACCATGGTGTACTCAGCAGTCAAGGTGACCACGCACTCCGTCCTGCCAGCTGGCCCGCCCCTGGGTGCTGGggagccaaagacggagaaggaAATCTCAGTCCTCCATGGGATGCTGTGCACCAGCTCGAGGCCCCCTGTGCCCGGGAAGTCCAGCCCCCACAgcggggctctgggtgcagcagctGGGGTTCTCCACCACCGCGCCTGCCTGGCCTCCCCACACAGCCTTCCGGATCCAACCACAGGCCCCCTGACCCCCCTCTGGACCTACCCAGCTGCAGCAGCTGGGCTCAAGAGACCCCCTGCCTATGAGAGCCTCAAGGCTGGGGGGGTGCTGAATAAGGGCTGTGGGATGGGAGCTCCATCCCCCATGGTCAAGATCCAGCTGCAAGAGCAAGGGACCGACGGGGGGGCCTTCGCCAGCATCTCCTGTGCCCACGTCATCGCCAGTGCAGGGACGCcagatgaggaagaagaggagatggGTGCCTCGACGTTTGGGGCAGGCTGGGCTCTGCAGCGGAAGGTCCTGTATGGAGGGAGGAaggcaaaagagctggaca AGATCGAGGACAGTGCCCGGGCCTGGAATGGCAGTGCTGAGGGTCTAGGCAAGGTGGAGCGTGAGGACAGAGGCCCTATGGCATCAGGGATCCCCGTGAGGAGCCAGGGGGCAGAGGGCCTGCTGGCCAGGATCCACCACGGAGGGGACCGAGGAGGAGGCCGCACGGCGCTGCCCATACCCTGCCAGACCTTCCCCGCCTGCCACCGCAACGGAG ACTTCACTGGAGGTTACCGCCTGGGGCGTTCGGCCTCCACCTCCGGAGTCCGGCAGGCCGCGCTCCACACCCCCCGGCCCTGCAGCCAGCCCAGGGATGCCCTGAGCCAG ACCCAGCCTGcgctgccgctgccgctgcccCTGCCGCCCCAGCCCGCCCGCGAGCGCGACGGCAAGCTGCTGGAGGTGATCGAGCGCAAGCGCTGCGTGTGCAAGGAGATCAAGGCGCGCCACCGGCCCGACCGCGGCCTCTGCAAGCAGGAGAGCATGCCCATCCTCCCCAGCTGGCGGCGCGGGCCCGAGCCCCGCAAGTCCGGCACGCCGCCCTGCCGCCGGCAGCACACGGTCCTCTGGGACACGGCCATctga